The Mucilaginibacter yixingensis genome window below encodes:
- a CDS encoding putative porin, with translation MLHKLKYLLLVFSCLLATSAAFGQIINGTGTYPNQQGAYGQGSLLQNPNDTSRRKAARQLTGDELMDTLRAREEKKKDSVILNSKFIRVTNELLLTDSTQVFPLDTGLTNFENYSPLYQPKSPKIGLGSLGLPERDLLFEPRQTVGFDVGLHYLDAYMFTPQDVQYYKARVPYTNMYLVTAGRKEQVFKVIHTQNINPQLNIGANFNLIGSQGFYNRQGVSDLNAALFSWYESKSKRYNLLTSMVFNNLRTPESGAIRNDSVFTAGSFDKITEPVRLTNAIDRIRNNTFYLKQFYFIGHIDSTATGGKILPTQRVTHTFYYNKQSYIFTSSGPDTYKVFPDYFYNNTLSRDSLGLTDIHNDFSYSFYLRGRSVGFVKNEVKLDLGIAHDLYHYSQWVSDSLATSVGQISRNDSIAGRTFQNITLKAKFSYRFSDRLLLEGNFQQVAQGYNGGDYLYDAKLHIAGGRRAGRIILEGYAQNNTPSLVFTNWVSNHYVFKNKFDNQKITSASFNYINDALALDLKAQYYLISDYLYFKAQTGGIDATPTQLTAPINLLKVSLSKSFSWRRWHMDNYLVYQKTDYQSTLRTPEVYLYSNIYYNKYLFDAINLTVGANVRYNSTYVAPSYAPSIGQFYNGADVTFTSYPYITAYVKATLKSTNIFVMYDYANQGIFSPGFYTVNRYPMQDRLLKIGVSWAFYN, from the coding sequence ATGCTACATAAACTGAAATATCTTTTACTGGTGTTCAGCTGTTTGCTGGCTACTTCTGCTGCTTTTGGCCAGATTATAAATGGTACAGGTACTTATCCTAACCAGCAAGGCGCTTACGGACAGGGCTCGCTGCTGCAAAACCCTAATGATACTTCCAGGCGCAAAGCCGCCCGCCAGCTTACCGGCGATGAATTAATGGATACCCTGCGTGCCCGCGAAGAGAAGAAAAAAGACTCGGTTATACTCAACTCCAAGTTTATCCGTGTTACCAATGAGCTGTTGCTGACAGATAGCACACAGGTTTTTCCGCTGGATACCGGGTTGACCAACTTTGAGAATTATAGTCCGCTGTATCAGCCTAAATCGCCTAAAATAGGTTTGGGTAGCTTGGGTTTGCCAGAGCGCGATCTGCTTTTTGAGCCCCGGCAAACGGTTGGGTTTGATGTGGGCCTGCACTACCTGGATGCGTATATGTTTACCCCGCAGGATGTTCAGTATTACAAGGCGCGGGTGCCTTACACCAATATGTACCTGGTAACGGCCGGGCGTAAAGAGCAGGTGTTTAAGGTTATCCATACGCAAAATATCAATCCGCAATTAAATATTGGGGCTAATTTTAACCTCATTGGTTCGCAGGGTTTTTATAACCGGCAGGGAGTGAGTGATTTGAATGCTGCGTTGTTTAGCTGGTACGAGTCAAAAAGCAAGCGTTATAACCTGCTTACCAGCATGGTGTTCAATAACCTGCGCACGCCGGAGAGCGGCGCCATCCGTAACGACTCGGTGTTTACCGCTGGTTCTTTTGATAAGATAACCGAGCCGGTGCGCCTTACTAACGCTATAGACCGTATTCGGAATAATACTTTTTACCTGAAGCAGTTTTATTTTATAGGGCACATAGATAGCACCGCTACCGGTGGCAAGATTTTGCCTACACAACGTGTAACGCATACGTTCTACTACAATAAGCAGAGCTACATCTTTACTTCCAGCGGACCGGATACTTATAAGGTTTTCCCCGATTATTTCTACAACAACACCCTCTCACGCGACTCGCTGGGGCTGACTGACATTCATAACGATTTCTCTTATAGTTTTTACCTGCGTGGGCGCTCGGTTGGCTTTGTGAAAAATGAGGTTAAGCTGGATCTGGGTATAGCGCACGATCTTTATCACTACTCGCAATGGGTGAGCGACTCGTTGGCTACTTCTGTAGGGCAGATCTCGCGTAATGACAGTATTGCGGGCCGAACCTTTCAGAACATCACGCTGAAAGCTAAGTTTAGCTATCGCTTTAGCGACAGGCTGTTGCTGGAGGGTAATTTTCAGCAGGTTGCACAGGGTTACAATGGCGGCGACTACCTGTATGATGCCAAGCTGCACATTGCTGGCGGCCGCCGGGCCGGGCGCATTATTTTAGAAGGCTATGCGCAAAACAACACACCGTCGCTGGTTTTTACCAATTGGGTATCCAACCACTATGTGTTCAAGAATAAGTTTGATAACCAGAAGATCACCAGCGCGTCTTTCAACTATATTAACGATGCCCTGGCGCTTGATCTGAAGGCGCAATATTACCTGATATCAGACTACCTGTATTTTAAAGCGCAGACAGGCGGAATAGACGCTACGCCAACGCAGTTAACCGCACCTATTAACTTGCTCAAAGTATCATTAAGCAAAAGCTTTAGCTGGCGCCGCTGGCACATGGATAACTACCTGGTTTACCAGAAGACCGACTACCAGTCTACCCTGCGCACGCCAGAGGTTTATCTGTACAGCAATATTTATTACAACAAGTATCTGTTTGATGCCATTAACTTAACCGTTGGTGCTAACGTGCGGTATAACAGTACTTACGTAGCGCCGTCATACGCGCCATCCATCGGTCAGTTTTATAATGGTGCCGATGTAACGTTCACCTCGTATCCATACATAACAGCCTACGTAAAAGCAACGCTGAAAAGCACCAATATTTTTGTGATGTATGATTACGCTAACCAGGGCATATTCAGTCCCGGTTTCTACACGGTTAACCGCTACCCGATGCAGGATAGGTTGTTGAAGATTGGCGTATCGTGGGCGTTTTACAATTGA
- a CDS encoding purine-nucleoside phosphorylase, with the protein MLESIEHTTAYIKSRIGDFEPEVGIILGTGLGKLVNEIEIEKQLMYSNIPDFPISTLEFHAGKLIFGTLGGKKVVAMQGRLHYYEGYNMQQITFPVRVMKMLGIKVLLVSNASGALNPAFKKGDLMVIEDHINLQPHNPLIGRNEEELGPRFPDMSEPYKLDLIQKALDIASAHQITCHKGVYVAVTGPNLETRAEYKYLRIIGGDAVGMSTVPEVIVANHMGLPVFAISVLTDEGFPDTLSPVSVDDILAIAQEAEPKMTQVLKELIAGL; encoded by the coding sequence ATGTTAGAGAGCATAGAACACACCACCGCATATATTAAAAGTCGCATCGGCGATTTTGAACCCGAGGTAGGCATTATCCTGGGCACTGGCCTGGGTAAGCTGGTAAACGAAATTGAGATTGAAAAACAGCTGATGTATTCTAACATCCCTGATTTTCCTATCTCAACCTTAGAGTTTCATGCCGGTAAGCTAATTTTCGGTACACTGGGTGGTAAAAAGGTGGTGGCTATGCAGGGCCGTCTGCACTATTACGAGGGCTATAACATGCAGCAGATCACTTTCCCGGTTAGGGTGATGAAGATGCTGGGCATTAAAGTGTTGCTGGTATCAAATGCCAGCGGTGCGCTTAACCCGGCCTTTAAGAAAGGCGATTTGATGGTGATTGAAGATCATATTAACCTGCAGCCGCATAACCCGCTTATTGGCAGAAACGAGGAAGAATTGGGTCCGCGTTTTCCGGACATGAGCGAGCCATATAAACTGGACCTAATCCAGAAGGCGCTGGATATAGCATCGGCTCACCAGATTACCTGCCACAAGGGGGTATATGTAGCCGTTACCGGTCCGAACCTTGAAACGCGTGCCGAATACAAATACCTGCGTATTATTGGCGGCGACGCCGTGGGTATGAGTACCGTGCCGGAGGTAATTGTGGCCAACCACATGGGCCTGCCGGTTTTTGCTATTTCTGTTTTAACTGATGAGGGTTTCCCGGATACGTTGTCGCCGGTATCGGTAGATGATATTCTGGCTATTGCGCAGGAAGCCGAACCCAAAATGACCCAGGTATTAAAAGAACTGATTGCCGGCCTTTAA
- the lpxK gene encoding tetraacyldisaccharide 4'-kinase, which yields MNNLRWLLFPFALLYGLVVTVRNWLYNAGVFKSRSFDLPVISVGNLDVGGAGKTPMTEYLIRQFKDDYHLSTLSRGYGRRTKGFLLADVKPSATLVGDEPAQIKHKFPDITVAVCEDRVAGIERLQADHQLIIMDDAYQHRAVKPGLSLLLFDYSKLQGISLMLPAGNRREPFIGRKRADVIIITKCPANLSDAEQQRMISKASPFPHQQVFFSTIIYLPFTNLQGQPASVQIDNDTTVFLLTGIAGTGPLTRHLQAFTSHINHHKYPDHHPFTLKNIAKLADDFNACTEQKKLIITTEKDAQRLGEQGLLQQVSKLPFYVLPIGIDFLGDGRQQFNKLAENYVREHRTHHRIY from the coding sequence ATGAACAACCTGCGCTGGCTTTTATTCCCGTTTGCTTTGTTGTATGGCCTGGTGGTTACCGTGCGTAACTGGCTTTACAATGCAGGCGTATTTAAAAGCCGGAGTTTTGATTTGCCGGTTATCTCCGTAGGTAACCTGGATGTGGGCGGAGCGGGTAAAACACCGATGACCGAATATCTGATCCGTCAGTTTAAGGATGATTATCACCTGTCTACACTCAGTCGTGGTTACGGTCGCCGTACCAAAGGTTTTTTATTGGCTGATGTAAAGCCTTCGGCTACCTTAGTTGGTGATGAGCCGGCACAGATCAAACATAAATTCCCGGATATTACTGTTGCTGTTTGTGAGGATAGGGTAGCAGGTATTGAACGCTTGCAGGCCGATCATCAGCTAATTATTATGGACGATGCCTATCAGCACCGCGCCGTAAAACCCGGATTGAGCTTGCTGCTGTTTGACTATAGCAAATTACAAGGCATTAGCCTGATGTTGCCCGCCGGGAATCGTCGGGAGCCCTTCATCGGGCGCAAACGGGCCGATGTGATTATTATTACCAAGTGTCCGGCAAATCTAAGTGATGCTGAACAACAGCGCATGATCAGTAAAGCATCGCCTTTTCCCCATCAGCAGGTATTTTTCAGCACCATTATTTATTTGCCGTTTACCAATTTGCAGGGACAGCCGGCTAGTGTGCAGATTGATAACGATACCACCGTTTTCCTGCTTACAGGTATTGCCGGTACCGGGCCGCTTACCAGGCATCTGCAAGCATTTACATCGCACATCAATCATCATAAATACCCCGATCATCACCCGTTTACGTTAAAAAATATTGCTAAACTTGCCGATGATTTTAATGCCTGTACCGAACAAAAAAAGCTAATCATCACAACAGAAAAGGACGCACAGCGTTTAGGTGAACAGGGTTTACTGCAGCAGGTAAGTAAACTCCCTTTTTATGTACTACCTATCGGGATTGATTTTTTAGGCGATGGCAGGCAGCAATTCAATAAATTAGCAGAAAATTATGTTAGAGAGCATAGAACACACCACCGCATATATTAA
- a CDS encoding nuclear transport factor 2 family protein, whose amino-acid sequence MTTQEIADKFVQHLQAGKFMDAIDDFYADDIVSHEMPGIPNERTEGKAAVRNKSAEWEASVQSINSAEVSDAQVAGNFFSISLKMDVTFKERGQMNIEEIAVYEVKNDKIVSDRFFYSMDM is encoded by the coding sequence ATGACTACTCAAGAAATTGCTGACAAATTTGTTCAGCACCTGCAGGCCGGCAAATTTATGGATGCCATTGACGATTTTTATGCTGATGACATTGTAAGCCACGAAATGCCGGGCATACCTAACGAGCGTACCGAAGGTAAAGCAGCAGTAAGAAACAAAAGCGCAGAATGGGAAGCTTCAGTACAGAGCATTAACAGTGCCGAGGTATCAGACGCGCAGGTTGCCGGCAACTTTTTCTCTATCAGTCTTAAAATGGACGTTACTTTTAAAGAGCGCGGCCAGATGAATATTGAAGAAATTGCTGTATATGAGGTAAAAAACGACAAAATTGTAAGTGATCGTTTTTTCTACAGCATGGATATGTAA
- a CDS encoding glycoside hydrolase, whose protein sequence is MRKFNLFKTVCALVAIMQCVQSSEAQNLKAQSVRVVDADVSKISGPLNQAYKMCVGAGRANEGLRADWQRQLRMVKKDCGFEYIRFHGLLTDDMGVYTEDKQGNPIYNWQYIDELYDFLLSIKVRPFVELGFMPKALASGNQTVFWWKGNITQPKDFNKWADLIKHLVAHWTERYGAAEVQQWYFEVWNEPNLNIFFAGKQADYFKLYETTAKAIKGVNPKYRVGGPATAGSAWIPEMISFCKTNNVPLDFVSTHTYSVKRGFVDLTGDAGTIINPDKNAVAKTMRQSRQQITNSAMPNLELHYTEWSSSYTPTDYLHDTYEEASFILDNIKRASPAVTSLSYWTFTDIFEENGPRSTPFHGGFGLVNYQDIKKPAYYAYQYLNNLGKYEIVSKDSSAIITKDDRGNISALVWNCTIDHPGDSTNDQVYYRREHPAQPIGQLHLNLSGLKPGKYQLQINKTGYRAHDAYTAYLDLQAPAQLTRQQAALIKQQQNNEQPLATTTVTVAGNGTFSKTLTLAQNDVYFLRLIKD, encoded by the coding sequence ATGAGAAAATTCAACCTGTTTAAAACGGTGTGCGCACTGGTGGCTATAATGCAGTGTGTGCAATCGTCAGAAGCACAAAATCTAAAAGCACAGTCGGTAAGAGTCGTTGACGCAGATGTCAGTAAAATAAGTGGCCCGCTTAACCAGGCATATAAAATGTGCGTTGGCGCCGGTAGAGCCAATGAAGGTTTGCGGGCTGATTGGCAACGCCAACTACGCATGGTGAAAAAGGATTGTGGGTTTGAATACATCAGGTTTCATGGCTTGCTTACTGATGACATGGGTGTTTATACCGAAGACAAGCAGGGCAACCCCATTTACAACTGGCAGTATATAGATGAGTTGTATGATTTTCTGCTATCTATAAAAGTGCGCCCATTTGTTGAGCTTGGCTTTATGCCTAAAGCCCTGGCCAGCGGCAATCAGACCGTTTTTTGGTGGAAAGGCAACATTACCCAACCCAAAGACTTTAATAAATGGGCAGACCTGATTAAACACCTGGTTGCACATTGGACCGAGCGTTATGGCGCAGCCGAGGTGCAGCAATGGTATTTCGAAGTTTGGAACGAACCCAATCTGAACATCTTCTTCGCAGGCAAGCAGGCCGATTATTTTAAACTTTATGAAACCACAGCCAAAGCCATAAAAGGCGTAAACCCCAAATACCGGGTAGGCGGGCCGGCCACCGCAGGGAGCGCCTGGATACCCGAGATGATTAGCTTTTGCAAAACCAATAACGTACCGCTTGATTTTGTTTCTACACATACCTACAGTGTAAAACGCGGCTTTGTTGATCTTACCGGCGATGCGGGCACCATCATCAATCCAGACAAAAATGCGGTGGCCAAAACCATGCGTCAGTCGCGCCAGCAGATTACAAACTCTGCCATGCCTAACCTGGAATTGCATTATACCGAATGGAGCTCGTCATACACCCCGACAGATTACCTGCATGATACTTATGAAGAAGCATCGTTCATCCTTGATAATATTAAACGTGCTTCACCTGCCGTCACCTCCCTTTCGTACTGGACATTCACCGATATCTTTGAAGAGAACGGCCCGCGCTCAACACCTTTTCATGGTGGTTTTGGTCTGGTTAATTATCAGGATATCAAAAAACCGGCTTACTATGCTTACCAGTATCTGAACAACCTGGGCAAATATGAAATTGTCAGTAAAGACTCAAGTGCCATCATTACTAAAGATGACCGCGGGAACATCTCGGCCCTGGTTTGGAACTGCACCATCGATCATCCCGGCGACTCTACTAACGATCAGGTATACTATCGCCGGGAACACCCGGCCCAACCAATCGGACAACTTCACCTAAATTTAAGCGGATTGAAACCGGGTAAATACCAACTGCAAATCAATAAAACAGGGTACCGCGCACATGATGCCTATACCGCTTATCTCGACCTGCAAGCCCCCGCACAACTCACCCGTCAACAGGCAGCCTTAATAAAACAACAGCAAAATAATGAACAGCCGCTGGCGACAACAACCGTTACCGTAGCCGGCAACGGCACATTCAGCAAAACGCTGACACTGGCGCAAAATGACGTCTACTTTTTAAGGCTGATCAAAGATTGA
- a CDS encoding DUF3820 family protein, protein MENVEPNKQVLIDIVKTRMPYGKYKGTLIADLPPYYLEWMASKGFSKDKLGMLLSTTFEIKTNGVGAILEQIKQHVAHMERGQGAK, encoded by the coding sequence ATGGAAAATGTAGAGCCCAACAAGCAGGTTTTAATTGATATTGTAAAAACCCGTATGCCTTACGGTAAATACAAGGGCACGCTGATAGCCGACCTACCCCCGTACTACCTGGAATGGATGGCCAGTAAAGGTTTCAGCAAAGACAAGCTGGGTATGCTGCTATCAACCACTTTTGAAATTAAAACCAACGGGGTGGGCGCAATATTAGAGCAGATTAAGCAGCATGTAGCCCACATGGAGCGTGGGCAGGGCGCTAAATGA
- a CDS encoding MFS transporter: MNHQKTTKPTLTSATLWIMTITTGFVVANIYYNQPLLGDIAHTYHVNNGKAGQVAMLTQVGYALGLLFIVPLGDMFERKRLMLVDFVFIIASLLITAWAPSINVLLVASLFVGITSVLPQLLVPMAAHLAKPSERGKKIGFIMSGLLIGILLSRTISGFIGGNFGWRGMFYIAAGLNLIIWALVYFTLPEVEPDHKGNYKELMISLVHLIKEEPRLRIASLRGALCFACFSAFWTTLVFLLKQPQFNLGSEAAGTFGLIGAAGAIAAGLVGKLNDRMDAYKLSTFTIILIIVSFGVFMASGSSLIGLAIGVLVMDVGVQATHISNQAIIFALNPLARNRINTVYMVSYFIGGSSGTLLASLVWDKFQWNGVCTVGIVLSAIVLIVHLSSRRQMQQPSPVAHA, from the coding sequence ATGAACCATCAAAAAACAACAAAACCAACCCTAACATCAGCCACTTTATGGATCATGACCATTACTACCGGTTTTGTTGTAGCCAATATTTATTATAACCAGCCCCTGCTGGGCGATATTGCCCACACTTACCATGTAAACAACGGCAAAGCCGGACAAGTTGCCATGCTCACGCAAGTTGGATACGCCCTCGGTTTGCTGTTCATTGTCCCCCTGGGTGATATGTTTGAGCGCAAGCGACTCATGCTGGTTGATTTTGTTTTTATCATCGCCTCTTTATTAATCACAGCCTGGGCGCCAAGCATCAATGTATTGTTAGTTGCCAGCCTGTTTGTGGGTATTACTTCTGTGCTCCCGCAATTGCTGGTACCCATGGCCGCCCACCTGGCTAAACCGAGTGAGCGTGGTAAAAAAATTGGCTTTATTATGAGCGGCCTGCTTATTGGCATCCTGCTCTCGCGTACCATCAGCGGGTTTATTGGTGGCAACTTTGGCTGGCGGGGCATGTTTTATATTGCAGCTGGTCTAAACCTTATTATCTGGGCGCTGGTTTATTTTACCCTGCCCGAGGTAGAGCCCGATCATAAAGGCAATTACAAAGAGCTCATGATCTCGCTCGTTCACCTTATTAAAGAAGAACCCCGCTTGCGTATTGCCTCTTTGCGCGGCGCTTTGTGTTTCGCCTGTTTCAGTGCTTTCTGGACCACACTGGTATTCCTGCTCAAACAACCGCAGTTTAACCTGGGCAGTGAGGCTGCGGGGACTTTCGGCCTCATCGGTGCAGCAGGCGCTATTGCCGCCGGACTGGTGGGTAAACTAAACGATCGCATGGACGCTTATAAACTATCTACCTTCACCATCATCCTTATTATTGTTTCGTTTGGTGTATTCATGGCATCAGGTAGCAGCCTTATCGGTCTGGCTATAGGTGTGCTGGTTATGGATGTAGGTGTACAGGCCACACATATTTCTAACCAGGCCATCATCTTCGCATTAAATCCACTGGCGCGCAACCGCATCAATACAGTTTATATGGTGTCTTATTTTATCGGTGGCTCATCAGGCACCTTGCTGGCTAGTTTGGTGTGGGACAAGTTTCAGTGGAACGGCGTATGTACGGTGGGCATTGTACTGTCTGCAATTGTGCTCATTGTCCATTTAAGCAGTCGCCGACAAATGCAACAGCCGTCGCCGGTCGCCCACGCTTAA
- a CDS encoding CapA family protein, with protein MNFRLLSATLLALCSLSACFFEPEVSNTPTAGDHTHKLPQAKDTAQTAVASNPADTLVIAAVGDIMLGTAYPTDATLPPDSARHSFAAIADELRSADVTMGNLEGVMSDSVPPAHYKLHQRSTAYLFRMPPSYRKVLKDAGFDVLSMANNHVSDFDEAGRKNTMRNLDSAGLNYGGLLAHPTSVFTINGVRYGFCAFAPNANVLPLLNLPNAANVIGNLKKQCDIVIVSFHGGGEGVDYEHVPRQMESYIGEKRGDVYAFAHNAIDAGADMVFGNGPHVCRAMEVYKGRMIAYSLGNFCTYRSVSVAGVCGLAPLLKIKVNRKGEFLNGRIIALQQTHANGLVRDTANKVIARIKYLTQTDFPESVLNITDDGSISLMPAPELAEEKQ; from the coding sequence ATGAACTTTCGTTTATTATCAGCTACCCTCCTGGCGCTTTGCTCGCTTTCGGCCTGCTTTTTCGAGCCCGAGGTTAGCAACACACCTACTGCCGGAGATCATACCCATAAATTGCCGCAGGCCAAAGATACTGCCCAAACAGCAGTAGCCTCTAATCCGGCGGATACCCTGGTCATTGCTGCCGTTGGCGATATTATGCTGGGCACCGCCTACCCTACCGATGCCACTTTGCCGCCAGACAGCGCCCGCCACAGTTTTGCCGCCATTGCCGACGAGCTGCGTAGCGCCGATGTAACCATGGGCAACCTGGAAGGCGTAATGAGCGACAGCGTACCACCTGCACATTACAAACTACATCAGCGCAGTACGGCTTACCTGTTCAGGATGCCGCCATCTTATAGAAAAGTACTGAAAGATGCGGGGTTTGATGTGCTGAGCATGGCCAACAACCATGTAAGCGATTTTGATGAAGCCGGTCGCAAAAACACCATGCGCAACCTGGATAGCGCCGGCTTAAATTATGGTGGGTTACTGGCCCACCCCACTTCCGTGTTCACCATTAACGGCGTGCGCTATGGTTTCTGTGCATTTGCGCCTAATGCCAATGTACTGCCTTTATTAAATCTACCGAACGCTGCCAATGTGATCGGCAACCTGAAGAAACAGTGCGATATCGTGATCGTCTCCTTTCACGGCGGCGGCGAGGGTGTTGATTACGAGCATGTACCCCGCCAGATGGAAAGTTATATTGGCGAAAAACGGGGCGACGTATACGCCTTTGCCCACAACGCCATTGATGCCGGCGCGGATATGGTTTTTGGCAACGGCCCGCACGTATGCAGGGCCATGGAGGTTTACAAGGGACGGATGATAGCTTATAGTCTGGGCAATTTTTGCACTTACCGCAGCGTGAGTGTGGCCGGAGTGTGCGGGCTGGCTCCTCTACTCAAAATAAAAGTGAATCGCAAAGGCGAATTTCTTAACGGACGTATCATCGCCCTCCAGCAAACCCATGCTAATGGCTTGGTGCGCGATACGGCCAACAAAGTCATCGCCCGCATTAAATATCTTACGCAGACTGATTTCCCAGAATCGGTGCTGAATATTACGGACGATGGCAGTATTAGCCTGATGCCAGCTCCTGAACTGGCGGAGGAAAAGCAGTAA
- a CDS encoding C40 family peptidase, with product MRKTALTIALFISVLFAQAQTKSVPVQTADKPGDEQESLAKDYLSQIMGVAVNATSNVKLFQFVYDWIGTPYRFGGSSRKGIDCSAFTKELYEKVFNLDIKRNSRDIFSMVDPVSKDDLRQGDLVFFKIHSRSISHVGIYLGNGRFAHASSRGVAISNINDAYYSRYFYKGGRMLASLKEELTTESSDDKDNN from the coding sequence ATGAGGAAAACTGCTCTTACTATTGCACTATTTATCAGTGTTTTATTCGCCCAGGCTCAAACAAAGAGCGTGCCAGTTCAGACAGCCGACAAACCAGGCGACGAGCAGGAAAGTTTAGCAAAAGATTATCTTTCACAAATAATGGGTGTAGCCGTTAACGCTACCTCAAATGTAAAGCTGTTCCAATTTGTTTACGATTGGATTGGCACCCCTTACCGTTTTGGCGGTTCATCAAGAAAAGGTATTGATTGCTCTGCCTTCACCAAAGAACTTTACGAGAAAGTATTTAACCTGGATATCAAACGTAACTCACGCGATATCTTCAGCATGGTTGATCCGGTTTCTAAAGACGACCTGCGTCAAGGCGATCTGGTTTTCTTCAAGATTCACAGCCGCAGCATCTCTCACGTTGGTATTTATTTAGGTAATGGCCGTTTTGCTCATGCATCGTCAAGAGGTGTGGCCATCAGCAATATTAATGATGCTTACTATAGCCGTTACTTTTATAAAGGTGGCCGCATGCTGGCCTCATTGAAAGAGGAACTGACGACGGAAAGCTCGGATGACAAGGATAACAACTAA
- the pdhA gene encoding pyruvate dehydrogenase (acetyl-transferring) E1 component subunit alpha: MGSIAITKDTYLMWYESMLLMRRFEEKSGQLYGQQKIRGFCHLYIGQEAVLAGAMSVLRHEDAMITAYRDHAHALAKGTTPNAVMAELYGKATGCSKGKGGSMHMFDKENHFYGGHGIVGGQVPLGAGIAFAEKYKGTDNLSVAYMGDGAVRQGALTETFNMAALWKLPVIFVCENNGYAMGTSVERTTVQTDIYKLGLPYGIPSSPVDGMDPVAVHNAMDEAAQRARAGEGPTFLEMRTYRYKGHSMSDPQKYRTKEELESYKAKDPLEAVKQTILKEKYADEAWFDEMDAKIKAIVDESVKFAEESPWPEASELYTDVYVQKDYPYIRD; this comes from the coding sequence ATGGGTTCAATCGCTATTACAAAAGATACCTACCTGATGTGGTATGAGTCAATGCTGCTAATGCGCAGGTTCGAAGAAAAATCAGGACAACTATACGGACAACAGAAGATCAGAGGTTTTTGCCACCTGTACATTGGACAGGAAGCCGTTTTGGCTGGCGCTATGTCTGTATTAAGACATGAAGACGCTATGATTACCGCTTACCGCGATCATGCCCACGCCCTGGCAAAAGGTACCACACCTAATGCTGTTATGGCCGAGTTGTATGGTAAAGCTACCGGTTGCTCTAAAGGTAAAGGCGGATCAATGCACATGTTTGATAAAGAAAACCATTTCTACGGTGGTCACGGTATTGTTGGCGGTCAGGTTCCACTGGGTGCCGGTATCGCTTTCGCCGAAAAATATAAAGGTACCGACAACTTATCTGTAGCCTACATGGGCGACGGTGCCGTACGTCAGGGTGCGCTTACCGAAACGTTTAACATGGCTGCGCTGTGGAAACTGCCGGTAATTTTTGTTTGCGAGAACAATGGTTATGCAATGGGTACTTCAGTAGAGCGTACCACTGTACAAACCGATATCTATAAATTAGGTTTACCTTATGGTATCCCATCTTCACCGGTTGATGGTATGGATCCGGTAGCTGTTCACAACGCTATGGACGAAGCCGCTCAGCGCGCACGTGCCGGCGAAGGTCCAACCTTCCTGGAAATGCGTACTTACCGTTACAAAGGTCACTCTATGTCTGACCCTCAGAAATACCGTACCAAAGAAGAGCTGGAAAGCTACAAAGCAAAAGATCCTCTTGAGGCGGTAAAACAAACCATCCTGAAAGAGAAATATGCTGATGAGGCTTGGTTTGATGAGATGGATGCTAAAATTAAAGCGATTGTAGACGAGTCAGTTAAATTTGCTGAAGAGTCTCCATGGCCGGAAGCTTCTGAACTTTATACCGATGTGTACGTACAGAAAGATTATCCGTACATTCGCGACTAG